A window of the Gossypium hirsutum isolate 1008001.06 chromosome A05, Gossypium_hirsutum_v2.1, whole genome shotgun sequence genome harbors these coding sequences:
- the LOC107959764 gene encoding exocyst complex component EXO70E2: MAMGDYESTATSLEGEENLIAAAEHIVKALGSNKNFTKDVKKILADLGSQLSTMATVEDNMVEGKKSGIEEQLSVVEEKIMSWESDDSMIWDSGPDEVAEYLNAVDGARKLTERLENQCLSSQEEKDLLCRAHDVLQMAMQRLEDEFKHVLVHHRQPFEPEPMSFRSSEDDAVEEGSIVSFGDESVEESTLRDSISRNSEEFIVDLVRPDVISDLKCIANLMFSSNYDHECRQVYILVRKDALDECLFNLEIEKLSIEDVLKMEWGTLNSKIKRWVRAMKVFVRPYLVSEKWLCDQTFAELGSSNSVCFVEAAKAPMLQLLNFVEAISIGSHQPERLVRILDMYEVLADLLLDINALFSDEAGSSIRIEYQEVLKRLADTVRVTFLEFENAIATNASTSPFAGGGVHHLTKYVMNYIRLLADYNETLNLLLKNHDGAAATSLSPNTSPATREESITEYFSDSCSPMALHLQSLTSVLEANLDEKSKLYRDASLQHFFLMNNIYYMAQKVKNSELRLIFGDKWIRKHNWKFQQHAMSYERATWSSILSLLKDESNSSSGSTSRTVLRERLRSFYVAFDEVYKTQTAWLITDVQLREDLRISTSLKVIQAYRTFVGRQMQHIGEKHIRYNAEELQDYLLDLFEGSQKSLHNPNRR, translated from the coding sequence ATGGCAATGGGTGATTATGAATCTACGGCTACATCATTAGAAGGAGAGGAAAATTTAATTGCTGCGGCGGAGCATATAGTGAAAGCGTTGGGTTCTAACAAGAACTTTACAAAAGATGTCAAGAAAATATTAGCAGATCTTGGTAGCCAGTTATCTACAATGGCTACAGTTGAGGATAACATGGTTGAGGGTAAGAAAAGTGGGATTGAAGAGCAGTTGAGTGTTGTTGAGGAGAAGATTATGAGTTGGGAATCAGATGATTCTATGATATGGGATTCGGGTCCGGATGAAGTTGCCGAATATCTGAATGCTGTTGACGGAGCTCGGAAGTTGACAGAGAGATTGGAGAATCAGTGCTTGAGTAGCCAAGAAGAGAAAGATTTGTTATGCAGGGCTCATGATGTTCTTCAGATGGCAATGCAGAGGCTTGAGGATGAGTTCAAACATGTACTTGTTCACCATAGGCAACCCTTTGAGCCAGAGCCCATGTCGTTCCGTTCGAGTGAGGATGATGCTGTTGAAGAGGGCTCGATAGTTTCTTTTGGTGATGAGTCTGTTGAGGAGTCTACCCTCAGAGATAGCATCAGTAGGAACTCAGAGGAGTTTATCGTTGATTTGGTTCGTCCAGATGTGATTTCTGATCTCAAATGCATTGCCAATTTGATGTTCAGTTCGAATTATGACCACGAATGTCGCCAGGTATACATCCTTGTTCGAAAGGATGCGTTGGATGAGTGTCTCTTCAACCTTGAAATCGAGAAATTGAGCATCGAAGACGTGCTCAAGATGGAGTGGGGAACCTTGAATTCCAAAATCAAGAGATGGGTTAGAGCTATGAAGGTCTTTGTTCGGCCCTATCTTGTGAGCGAGAAGTGGCTCTGTGACCAGACTTTTGCAGAGCTTGGATCATCCAATTCGGTATGTTTTGTTGAGGCAGCAAAGGCTCCAATGCTACAGCTTCTGAACTTTGTCGAGGCCATCTCAATTGGCTCTCATCAACCAGAAAGGCTAGTTCGAATTCTAGACATGTATGAGGTGCTTGCAGATCTTCTTCTGGACATTAATGCATTGTTTTCGGATGAGGCTGGTTCTTCTATTAGAATCGAGTATCAAGAAGTTTTGAAGAGATTGGCTGATACTGTAAGGGTCACGTTTCTTGAATTTGAGAATGCCATTGCGACAAATGCGTCAACAAGCCCTTTTGCAGGAGGGGGAGTTCACCATTTGACCAAATACGTTATGAATTACATCCGGCTTCTTGCAGATTATAACGAGACCCTAAATTTACTCCTCAAGAACCATGATGGAGCCGCTGCTACCTCACTCTCCCCCAATACGAGTCCAGCTACAAGGGAGGAAAGCATAACTGAATATTTCTCTGACAGTTGTTCTCCAATGGCACTCCATCTCCAGTCACTCACTTCTGTTCTAGAAGCCAACCTAGACGAGAAATCAAAATTATATCGGGATGCTTCATTGCAACACTTCTTTTTGATGAACAATATATATTACATGGCTCAAAAGGTTAAGAATTCCGAACTTAGGCTTATATTCGGAGATAAGTGGATTCGAAAACACAACTGGAAATTCCAACAACATGCGATGAGCTACGAGAGAGCTACTTGGAGTTCAATTCTCTCTTTACTGAAGGACGAGAGCAATTCCAGCTCTGGTTCTACCTCAAGGACAGTTCTCAGGGAGAGATTGCGAAGCTTTTATGTTGCTTTCGACGAGGTCTATAAAACACAGACGGCATGGCTCATCACAGATGTTCAGCTCCGTGAAGATTTACGAATTTCAACGTCCCTGAAAGTAATCCAAGCTTATCGAACATTCGTGGGAAGACAAATGCAGCACATCGGCGAGAAACATATTAGGTACAATGCTGAAGAGCTACAGGATTACTTGTTAGACTTGTTTGAGGGATCCCAAAAATCATTGCATAATCCCAATAGGAGATGA